A genomic segment from Corylus avellana chromosome ca5, CavTom2PMs-1.0 encodes:
- the LOC132181189 gene encoding protein FAR-RED IMPAIRED RESPONSE 1 isoform X1 gives MGDFVDEVHNRDGGVVSSSKRDVIAFEGDTDFEPRNGIEFESHEAAYSFYQEYAKSMGFTTSIKNSRRSKKSKEFIDAKFACSRYGVTPESDSGSSRRPSVKKTDCKASMHVKRRLDGKWIIHEFIKEHNHELLPALAYHFRIHRNVKLAEKNNIDILHAVSERTRKMYVEMSRQSGGYQNNGFLQSNISYQFDKGRHLTLDEGDAQVMLEYFKRIQKENPNFFYAMDLNEEQRLRNLFWVDAKSRHDYISFNDVVSFDTSYIKSNDKLSFAPFVGVNHHFQSMLLGCALVADESISTFVWLMKTWLRAMGRQAPKVIITDQDKALKAAIEEVFPNTRHCFSLWHIFEKVPESLAHVIKQHENFLPKFNKCILKSWTDEQFDMRWWKMVTRFELQDDEWIRSLYEDRKKWVPTYMGDTFLAGMSTPQRSESMNSFFDKYIHKKITLKEFVKQYGTILQNRYEEEAIADFDTWHKQPALKSPSPWEKQLSTVYTHAIFKKFQVEVLGVVGCHPKKESEDGTTTTFRVQDCEKDEYFMVTWNETKSEVSCFCHLFDYKGFLCRHAMIVLQICGLSSIPSHYILKRWTKDAKSRQSMVEGAERIQTRVQRYNDLCKQAIELSEEGSLSEESYSISFRALVEALKNCVNVNNSNINIAESGSNVHGVRVEEENQGSLRAKTSKKKSTYKKRKVPSEPDVLLVEAQDSLQQMDNLTSDGMTLNGYYGTQQNVQGLVQLNLMEPPHDGYYVNQQSMQGLGQLNSIAPSHDGFFGTQQSIHGLGHLDFRPPPNFSYSLQLQDEAHLRSAQLHNNASRHA, from the exons ATGGGTGATTTTGTGGATGAAGTGCATAATAGAGATGGTGGGGTGGTTAGTTCTTCTAAAAGGGATGTTATAGCATTTGAAGGGGATACAGATTTTGAGCCACGCAATGGCATTGAATTTGAATCGCATGAGGCAGCATACTCATTCTATCAAGAATATGCCAAATCTATGGGATTCACCACTTCAATTAAAAACAGTCGTCGCTCGAAGAAATCAAAAGAATTCATTGATGCCAAATTTGCATGTTCCAGATATGGAGTCACTCCAGAATCAGATAGTGGGAGCAGTCGGCGGCCAAGTGTGAAAAAGACGGATTGCAAAGCCAGCATGCATGTGAAGAGACGGCTGGATGGGAAGTGGATTATTCATGAATTCATAAAGGAGCATAATCATGAGCTTTTACCTGCTCTAGCATACCATTTCCGAATTCATAGAAATGTAAAGTTAGCTGAGAAGAATAATATTGACATTTTGCATGCTGTTAGCGAACGAACTAGAAAGATGTATGTTGAAATGTCTAGACAATCTGGTGGGTATCAAAATAATGGGTTTCTTCAGAGTAACATAAGTTATCAGTTTGATAAAGGCCGGCACTTGACTTTGGACGAAGGAGATGCCCAAGTTATGCTTGAGTACTTTAAGCGTATTCAAAAGGAGAATCCCAACTTCTTCTATGCGATGGATTTGAATGAAGAGCAGCGTTTGAGAAATCTGTTTTGGGTTGATGCCAAAAGTAGGCATGATTACATTAGTTTTAACGATGTTGTTTCTTTTGATACCTCCTATATCAAAAGCAATGATAAATTGTCATTTGCTCCTTTTGTTGGGGTGAACCATCACTTTCAGTCTATGTTGCTTGGATGTGCATTGGTTGCGGATGAGAGTATATCAACATTTGTTTGGTTAATGAAAACATGGCTTAGAGCAATGGGTAGGCAAGCTCCCAAAGTGATAATCACTGATCAAGACAAAGCGTTGAAGGCAGCCATTGAGGAAGTCTTTCCGAATACACGGCACTGCTTTTCTCTTTGgcatatatttgaaaaagtcCCTGAAAGTCTAGCTCATGTGATCAAACAGCATGAGAATTTTTTGCCAAAATTCAACAAGTGCATTCTCAAGTCATGGACGGATGAACAGTTTGACATGAGATGGTGGAAAATGGTTACTAGATTTGAACTTCAAGATGATGAATGGATACGGTCCTTGTATGAAGATCGAAAAAAGTGGGTGCCTACTTATATGGGGGATACTTTTTTAGCTGGAATGTCTACACCTCAGCGTTCTGAAAGTATGAACTctttttttgacaagtatattCATAAGAAAATTACTCTGAAAGAGTTTGTGAAACAATATGGGACAATTTTACAAAATAGGTATGAAGAAGAAGCCATAGCAGATTTTGATACATGGCACAAACAACCTGCATTAAAATCTCCTTCACCTTGGGAAAAGCAATTGTCAACAGTTTACACGCATGCCATATTCAAGAAATTCCAAGTTGAGGTTTTAGGTGTTGTTGGCTGCCATCCTAAAAAAGAAAGCGAAGATGGAACAACTACTACATTTAGAGTTCAAGATTGTGAGAAGGATGAGTATTTTATGGTAACATGGAATGAAACAAAGTCAGAGGTTTCTTGTTTCTGTCATTTGTTTGATTACAAAGGTTTCCTGTGTAGACATGCAATGATTGTTCTCCAAATTTGTGGTCTTTCAAGCATCCCATCTCATTATATTTTGAAGAGGTGGACAAAAGATGCAAAGAGCAGGCAGTCAATGGTTGAAGGAGCAGAAAGGATACAGACTAGGGTGCAACGTTATAATGATTTATGTAAACAAGCCATTGAATTGAGTGAAGAAGGATCACTATCTGAGGAGAGTTATAGTATTTCTTTTCGGGCATTAGTAGAAGCTCTGAAGAATTGTGTGAATGTGAATAACTCAAACATCAATATTGCAGAATCCGGTAGCAATGTTCATGGTGTTCGTGTAGAAGAGGAGAATCAAGGGAGCCTGAGAGCTAAAACAAGCAAGAAGAAAAGTacatataagaaaagaaag GTACCATCAGAGCCAGATGTTTTACTTGTTGAGGCGCAAGACAGCTTGCAACAAATG GATAATCTAACCTCCGATGGAATGACCCTTAATGGATATTATGGCACTCAACAGAATGTGCAAGGACTG GTGCAGTTGAATTTGATGGAGCCACCTCATGATGGGTACTATGTTAATCAACAAAGCATGCAGGGGCTG GGGCAATTGAATTCAATAGCACCCAGCCATGATGGTTTTTTTGGCACTCAACAAAGCATCCATGGGCTg GGACACTTGGATTTTCGACCTCCGCCAAATTTCAGTTATAGCCTTCAG TTGCAGGATGAAGCCCATTTAAGATCCGCGCAGTTGCACAACAATGCTTCAAGGCATGCATGA
- the LOC132181189 gene encoding protein FAR-RED IMPAIRED RESPONSE 1 isoform X2, with protein sequence MGDFVDEVHNRDGGVVSSSKRDVIAFEGDTDFEPRNGIEFESHEAAYSFYQEYAKSMGFTTSIKNSRRSKKSKEFIDAKFACSRYGVTPESDSGSSRRPSVKKTDCKASMHVKRRLDGKWIIHEFIKEHNHELLPALAYHFRIHRNVKLAEKNNIDILHAVSERTRKMYVEMSRQSGGYQNNGFLQSNISYQFDKGRHLTLDEGDAQVMLEYFKRIQKENPNFFYAMDLNEEQRLRNLFWVDAKSRHDYISFNDVVSFDTSYIKSNDKLSFAPFVGVNHHFQSMLLGCALVADESISTFVWLMKTWLRAMGRQAPKVIITDQDKALKAAIEEVFPNTRHCFSLWHIFEKVPESLAHVIKQHENFLPKFNKCILKSWTDEQFDMRWWKMVTRFELQDDEWIRSLYEDRKKWVPTYMGDTFLAGMSTPQRSESMNSFFDKYIHKKITLKEFVKQYGTILQNRYEEEAIADFDTWHKQPALKSPSPWEKQLSTVYTHAIFKKFQVEVLGVVGCHPKKESEDGTTTTFRVQDCEKDEYFMVTWNETKSEVSCFCHLFDYKGFLCRHAMIVLQICGLSSIPSHYILKRWTKDAKSRQSMVEGAERIQTRVQRYNDLCKQAIELSEEGSLSEESYSISFRALVEALKNCVNVNNSNINIAESGSNVHGVRVEEENQGSLRAKTSKKKSTYKKRKVPSEPDVLLVEAQDSLQQMDNLTSDGMTLNGYYGTQQNVQGLLNLMEPPHDGYYVNQQSMQGLGQLNSIAPSHDGFFGTQQSIHGLGHLDFRPPPNFSYSLQLQDEAHLRSAQLHNNASRHA encoded by the exons ATGGGTGATTTTGTGGATGAAGTGCATAATAGAGATGGTGGGGTGGTTAGTTCTTCTAAAAGGGATGTTATAGCATTTGAAGGGGATACAGATTTTGAGCCACGCAATGGCATTGAATTTGAATCGCATGAGGCAGCATACTCATTCTATCAAGAATATGCCAAATCTATGGGATTCACCACTTCAATTAAAAACAGTCGTCGCTCGAAGAAATCAAAAGAATTCATTGATGCCAAATTTGCATGTTCCAGATATGGAGTCACTCCAGAATCAGATAGTGGGAGCAGTCGGCGGCCAAGTGTGAAAAAGACGGATTGCAAAGCCAGCATGCATGTGAAGAGACGGCTGGATGGGAAGTGGATTATTCATGAATTCATAAAGGAGCATAATCATGAGCTTTTACCTGCTCTAGCATACCATTTCCGAATTCATAGAAATGTAAAGTTAGCTGAGAAGAATAATATTGACATTTTGCATGCTGTTAGCGAACGAACTAGAAAGATGTATGTTGAAATGTCTAGACAATCTGGTGGGTATCAAAATAATGGGTTTCTTCAGAGTAACATAAGTTATCAGTTTGATAAAGGCCGGCACTTGACTTTGGACGAAGGAGATGCCCAAGTTATGCTTGAGTACTTTAAGCGTATTCAAAAGGAGAATCCCAACTTCTTCTATGCGATGGATTTGAATGAAGAGCAGCGTTTGAGAAATCTGTTTTGGGTTGATGCCAAAAGTAGGCATGATTACATTAGTTTTAACGATGTTGTTTCTTTTGATACCTCCTATATCAAAAGCAATGATAAATTGTCATTTGCTCCTTTTGTTGGGGTGAACCATCACTTTCAGTCTATGTTGCTTGGATGTGCATTGGTTGCGGATGAGAGTATATCAACATTTGTTTGGTTAATGAAAACATGGCTTAGAGCAATGGGTAGGCAAGCTCCCAAAGTGATAATCACTGATCAAGACAAAGCGTTGAAGGCAGCCATTGAGGAAGTCTTTCCGAATACACGGCACTGCTTTTCTCTTTGgcatatatttgaaaaagtcCCTGAAAGTCTAGCTCATGTGATCAAACAGCATGAGAATTTTTTGCCAAAATTCAACAAGTGCATTCTCAAGTCATGGACGGATGAACAGTTTGACATGAGATGGTGGAAAATGGTTACTAGATTTGAACTTCAAGATGATGAATGGATACGGTCCTTGTATGAAGATCGAAAAAAGTGGGTGCCTACTTATATGGGGGATACTTTTTTAGCTGGAATGTCTACACCTCAGCGTTCTGAAAGTATGAACTctttttttgacaagtatattCATAAGAAAATTACTCTGAAAGAGTTTGTGAAACAATATGGGACAATTTTACAAAATAGGTATGAAGAAGAAGCCATAGCAGATTTTGATACATGGCACAAACAACCTGCATTAAAATCTCCTTCACCTTGGGAAAAGCAATTGTCAACAGTTTACACGCATGCCATATTCAAGAAATTCCAAGTTGAGGTTTTAGGTGTTGTTGGCTGCCATCCTAAAAAAGAAAGCGAAGATGGAACAACTACTACATTTAGAGTTCAAGATTGTGAGAAGGATGAGTATTTTATGGTAACATGGAATGAAACAAAGTCAGAGGTTTCTTGTTTCTGTCATTTGTTTGATTACAAAGGTTTCCTGTGTAGACATGCAATGATTGTTCTCCAAATTTGTGGTCTTTCAAGCATCCCATCTCATTATATTTTGAAGAGGTGGACAAAAGATGCAAAGAGCAGGCAGTCAATGGTTGAAGGAGCAGAAAGGATACAGACTAGGGTGCAACGTTATAATGATTTATGTAAACAAGCCATTGAATTGAGTGAAGAAGGATCACTATCTGAGGAGAGTTATAGTATTTCTTTTCGGGCATTAGTAGAAGCTCTGAAGAATTGTGTGAATGTGAATAACTCAAACATCAATATTGCAGAATCCGGTAGCAATGTTCATGGTGTTCGTGTAGAAGAGGAGAATCAAGGGAGCCTGAGAGCTAAAACAAGCAAGAAGAAAAGTacatataagaaaagaaag GTACCATCAGAGCCAGATGTTTTACTTGTTGAGGCGCAAGACAGCTTGCAACAAATG GATAATCTAACCTCCGATGGAATGACCCTTAATGGATATTATGGCACTCAACAGAATGTGCAAGGACTG TTGAATTTGATGGAGCCACCTCATGATGGGTACTATGTTAATCAACAAAGCATGCAGGGGCTG GGGCAATTGAATTCAATAGCACCCAGCCATGATGGTTTTTTTGGCACTCAACAAAGCATCCATGGGCTg GGACACTTGGATTTTCGACCTCCGCCAAATTTCAGTTATAGCCTTCAG TTGCAGGATGAAGCCCATTTAAGATCCGCGCAGTTGCACAACAATGCTTCAAGGCATGCATGA
- the LOC132183418 gene encoding protein FAR-RED ELONGATED HYPOCOTYL 3, whose product MDIDLRLPSGEHDKEDEEPNTIDNILDVDEKLHNGDIEGENMVDVGVEVRVEDGGDLNSPLVDMVVFKEDTNLEPLSGMEFESHGEAYSFYQEYARSMGFNTAIQNSRRSKTSREFIDAKFACSRYGTKREYDKSFNRPRARQNKQDCENATGRRSCAKTDCKASMHVKRRPDGKWVIHSFVKEHNHELLPAQAVSEQTRKMYAAMARQFAEYKNVVGLKNDPKNPFDKGRNLALEAGDAKILLEFFTQMQNMNSNFFYAIDLGEDQRLKNLFWVDAKSRHDYNTFSDVVSLDTTYVRNKYKMPLALFVGVNQHYQFILLGCALISDESTTTFSWLMRIWLKAMGGQAPKVIITDHDKALKSAVSEVFPDACHSFCLWHILGKVSENLGHVIKQHENFMPKFEKCIYKSWTNEEFEKRWWKILERFELKEDEWMQSIYEDRKLWVPTYMKDVCLAGMSTTQRSESVNSYFDKYVHKKTAVQEFVRLYESILQDRYEEEAKADSDTWNKQPALKSPSPLEKSVSGVYTHAVFKKFQAELLGVVACHPKRERQEETIFTFRVQEFERSQDFIVIWNEMKSEISCICRLYEYKGYLCRHAMIVLQICGLSAIPSQYVLKRWMKDAKSRNLLGEESELVQSRVHRYNELCQRAMKLSEEGSLSQESYSFAIRALDEAFGSCVSTNNSGKSLVEAGTSDTHGLLCIEEDNQSRSTGKTNKKKNPTKKRKVSSESEVMTVGAQDSLQQMDKLSSRAVTLDNYYGTQQSMQGMVQLNLMAPTRDHYYGNQQAIQGLGQLNSIAPSHDGYYSAPPQSMHGLGQMDFFRTPSGFTYIRDDPNVRAAQLHDDASRHA is encoded by the exons ATGGATATAGATCTAAGGCTACCTTCTGGAGAGCATGATAAGGAAGATGAAGAACCAAATACAATTGATAACATCTTGGATGTTGATGAGAAACTGCATAATGGAGATATTGAGGGTGAAAATATGGTTGATGTTGGAGTTGAGGTACGCGTTGAAGATGGTGGGGATTTGAATTCTCCCCTGGTGGACATGGTAGTGTTTAAAGAGGATACGAATCTTGAGCCACTTTCTGGTATGGAATTTGAATCTCACGGAGAAGCATATTCATTTTATCAAGAATATGCTCGGTCTATGGGATTCAACACTGCAATACAAAATAGCCGCCGTTCGAAGACTTCTAGGGAATTTATTGATGCCAAGTTTGCTTGTTCTCGATATGGGACCAAGCGAGAGTATGACAAATCCTTCAATCGACCACGTGCCAGACAGAACAAGCAAGATTGCGAAAATGCAACTGGTCGACGATCTTGTGCAAAGACAGACTGCAAAGCAAGCATGCATGTAAAGAGAAGGCCGGATGGAAAATGGGTTATACATAGTTTTGTGAAGGAGCATAATCATGAGCTATTACCAGCTCAGGCTGTAAGTGAACAAACAAGAAAGATGTATGCTGCAATGGCTAGACAATTTGCTGAATACAAAAATGTGGTTGGTCTCAAGAATGACCCCAAAAACCCTTTTGATAAAGGTCGGAATTTGGCATTAGAGGCAGGAGATGCTAAGATTTTGCTTGAGTTTTTTACGCAGATGCAAAATATGAATTCTAACTTCTTTTATGCAATAGATCTGGGAGAAGATCAACGGCTGAAAAATTTGTTCTGGGTTGATGCCAAAAGTAGGCATGACTATAACACTTTCAGTGATGTAGTGTCATTGGATACTACTTATGTTAGAAACAAATATAAGATGCCTCTTGCTCTATTTGTTGGAGTGAATCAACACTATCAGTTCATTTTGCTTGGATGTGCTTTGATATCAGATGAAAGCACAACAACATTTTCTTGGCTAATGAGGATTTGGCTGAAAGCAATGGGTGGGCAAGCTCCAAAAGTAATAATCACCGACCATGACAAAGCCTTGAAATCAGCTGTTTCGGAGGTCTTTCCAGATGCTTGTCATAGCTTTTGTTTGTGGCACATATTGGGAAAGGTCTCTGAAAATCTAGGTCATGTAATCAAACAGCATGAAAATTTTAtgccaaaatttgaaaaatgcatCTACAAGTCATGGACAAATGAAGAGTTTGAAAAAAGGTGGTGGAAAATTCTTGAGAGATTTGAGCTCAAAGAGGATGAATGGATGCAGTCAATATATGAAGATCGTAAACTATGGGTGCCAACATACATGAAGGATGTTTGTTTGGCTGGGATGTCTACAACTCAGCGATCAGAGAGTGTAAATTCCTATTTTGATAAGTATGTGCATAAGAAGACAGCTGTACAGGAATTTGTGAGACTGTATGAATCAATTCTGCAAGATCGGTATGAAGAGGAAGCCAAAGCAGATTCTGATACATGGAACAAACAGCCTGCATTAAAATCCCCTTCACCTTTAGAGAAGAGTGTTTCAGGGGTTTACACACATGCTGTGTTCAAGAAATTTCAGGCTGAGCTTCTAGGTGTAGTTGCTTGTCATCCCAAAAGAGAAAGACAAGAAGAGACAATCTTTACTTTCCGAGTTCAAGAATTTGAAAGGAGCCAAGACTTCATTGTTATATGGAACGAAATGAAATCAGAAATTTCTTGTATATGCCGGTTATATGAATACAAAGGTTATCTTTGCAGACATGCGATGATTGTTCTTCAAATTTGTGGGCTTTCTGCCATCCCATCTCAATATGTTTTGAAACGGTGGATGAAAGATGCAAAGAGCAGGAATTTATTGGGAGAAGAATCGGAACTGGTGCAATCAAGGGTACATCGATACAATGAGTTATGTCAAAGGGCAATGAAACTGAGTGAAGAGGGATCTCTTTCTCAGGAGAGTTACAGTTTTGCAATCCGTGCACTAGATGAAGCTTTTGGAAGCTGTGTGAGTACAAATAATTCTGGAAAGAGCCTTGTAGAAGCTGGCACATCAGACACTCATGGTCTACTCTGCATTGAAGAAGATAATCAAAGTAGAAGCACAGggaagacaaataaaaaaaagaatccgACCAAGAAAAGAAAG GTGAGCTCTGAATCAGAAGTTATGACTGTCGGGGCACAAGACAGCTTGCAGCAAATG GACAAATTAAGCTCAAGAGCAGTAACCCTGGATAACTACTATGGTACACAACAGAGCATGCAAGGAATG gtACAACTAAACTTAATGGCACCAACACGGGATCATTACTATGGGAATCAACAGGCCATTCAGGGGCTG GGACAATTAAACTCAATAGCGCCAAGCCATGATGGCTATTACAGCGCTCCTCCGCAAAGCATGCATGGGCTG GGACAAATGGATTTTTTCCGAACACCCTCTGGTTTCACTTACATCCGA GATGATCCTAATGTAAGAGCTGCACAGTTGCATGATGATGCATCAAGACATGCATGA
- the LOC132181189 gene encoding protein FAR-RED IMPAIRED RESPONSE 1 isoform X3, with product MGDFVDEVHNRDGGVVSSSKRDVIAFEGDTDFEPRNGIEFESHEAAYSFYQEYAKSMGFTTSIKNSRRSKKSKEFIDAKFACSRYGVTPESDSGSSRRPSVKKTDCKASMHVKRRLDGKWIIHEFIKEHNHELLPALAYHFRIHRNVKLAEKNNIDILHAVSERTRKMYVEMSRQSGGYQNNGFLQSNISYQFDKGRHLTLDEGDAQVMLEYFKRIQKENPNFFYAMDLNEEQRLRNLFWVDAKSRHDYISFNDVVSFDTSYIKSNDKLSFAPFVGVNHHFQSMLLGCALVADESISTFVWLMKTWLRAMGRQAPKVIITDQDKALKAAIEEVFPNTRHCFSLWHIFEKVPESLAHVIKQHENFLPKFNKCILKSWTDEQFDMRWWKMVTRFELQDDEWIRSLYEDRKKWVPTYMGDTFLAGMSTPQRSESMNSFFDKYIHKKITLKEFVKQYGTILQNRYEEEAIADFDTWHKQPALKSPSPWEKQLSTVYTHAIFKKFQVEVLGVVGCHPKKESEDGTTTTFRVQDCEKDEYFMVTWNETKSEVSCFCHLFDYKGFLCRHAMIVLQICGLSSIPSHYILKRWTKDAKSRQSMVEGAERIQTRVQRYNDLCKQAIELSEEGSLSEESYSISFRALVEALKNCVNVNNSNINIAESGSNVHGVRVEEENQGSLRAKTSKKKSTYKKRKVPSEPDVLLVEAQDSLQQMDNLTSDGMTLNGYYGTQQNVQGLVQLNLMEPPHDGYYVNQQSMQGLGQLNSIAPSHDGFFGTQQSIHGLGHLDFRPPPNFSYSLQDEAHLRSAQLHNNASRHA from the exons ATGGGTGATTTTGTGGATGAAGTGCATAATAGAGATGGTGGGGTGGTTAGTTCTTCTAAAAGGGATGTTATAGCATTTGAAGGGGATACAGATTTTGAGCCACGCAATGGCATTGAATTTGAATCGCATGAGGCAGCATACTCATTCTATCAAGAATATGCCAAATCTATGGGATTCACCACTTCAATTAAAAACAGTCGTCGCTCGAAGAAATCAAAAGAATTCATTGATGCCAAATTTGCATGTTCCAGATATGGAGTCACTCCAGAATCAGATAGTGGGAGCAGTCGGCGGCCAAGTGTGAAAAAGACGGATTGCAAAGCCAGCATGCATGTGAAGAGACGGCTGGATGGGAAGTGGATTATTCATGAATTCATAAAGGAGCATAATCATGAGCTTTTACCTGCTCTAGCATACCATTTCCGAATTCATAGAAATGTAAAGTTAGCTGAGAAGAATAATATTGACATTTTGCATGCTGTTAGCGAACGAACTAGAAAGATGTATGTTGAAATGTCTAGACAATCTGGTGGGTATCAAAATAATGGGTTTCTTCAGAGTAACATAAGTTATCAGTTTGATAAAGGCCGGCACTTGACTTTGGACGAAGGAGATGCCCAAGTTATGCTTGAGTACTTTAAGCGTATTCAAAAGGAGAATCCCAACTTCTTCTATGCGATGGATTTGAATGAAGAGCAGCGTTTGAGAAATCTGTTTTGGGTTGATGCCAAAAGTAGGCATGATTACATTAGTTTTAACGATGTTGTTTCTTTTGATACCTCCTATATCAAAAGCAATGATAAATTGTCATTTGCTCCTTTTGTTGGGGTGAACCATCACTTTCAGTCTATGTTGCTTGGATGTGCATTGGTTGCGGATGAGAGTATATCAACATTTGTTTGGTTAATGAAAACATGGCTTAGAGCAATGGGTAGGCAAGCTCCCAAAGTGATAATCACTGATCAAGACAAAGCGTTGAAGGCAGCCATTGAGGAAGTCTTTCCGAATACACGGCACTGCTTTTCTCTTTGgcatatatttgaaaaagtcCCTGAAAGTCTAGCTCATGTGATCAAACAGCATGAGAATTTTTTGCCAAAATTCAACAAGTGCATTCTCAAGTCATGGACGGATGAACAGTTTGACATGAGATGGTGGAAAATGGTTACTAGATTTGAACTTCAAGATGATGAATGGATACGGTCCTTGTATGAAGATCGAAAAAAGTGGGTGCCTACTTATATGGGGGATACTTTTTTAGCTGGAATGTCTACACCTCAGCGTTCTGAAAGTATGAACTctttttttgacaagtatattCATAAGAAAATTACTCTGAAAGAGTTTGTGAAACAATATGGGACAATTTTACAAAATAGGTATGAAGAAGAAGCCATAGCAGATTTTGATACATGGCACAAACAACCTGCATTAAAATCTCCTTCACCTTGGGAAAAGCAATTGTCAACAGTTTACACGCATGCCATATTCAAGAAATTCCAAGTTGAGGTTTTAGGTGTTGTTGGCTGCCATCCTAAAAAAGAAAGCGAAGATGGAACAACTACTACATTTAGAGTTCAAGATTGTGAGAAGGATGAGTATTTTATGGTAACATGGAATGAAACAAAGTCAGAGGTTTCTTGTTTCTGTCATTTGTTTGATTACAAAGGTTTCCTGTGTAGACATGCAATGATTGTTCTCCAAATTTGTGGTCTTTCAAGCATCCCATCTCATTATATTTTGAAGAGGTGGACAAAAGATGCAAAGAGCAGGCAGTCAATGGTTGAAGGAGCAGAAAGGATACAGACTAGGGTGCAACGTTATAATGATTTATGTAAACAAGCCATTGAATTGAGTGAAGAAGGATCACTATCTGAGGAGAGTTATAGTATTTCTTTTCGGGCATTAGTAGAAGCTCTGAAGAATTGTGTGAATGTGAATAACTCAAACATCAATATTGCAGAATCCGGTAGCAATGTTCATGGTGTTCGTGTAGAAGAGGAGAATCAAGGGAGCCTGAGAGCTAAAACAAGCAAGAAGAAAAGTacatataagaaaagaaag GTACCATCAGAGCCAGATGTTTTACTTGTTGAGGCGCAAGACAGCTTGCAACAAATG GATAATCTAACCTCCGATGGAATGACCCTTAATGGATATTATGGCACTCAACAGAATGTGCAAGGACTG GTGCAGTTGAATTTGATGGAGCCACCTCATGATGGGTACTATGTTAATCAACAAAGCATGCAGGGGCTG GGGCAATTGAATTCAATAGCACCCAGCCATGATGGTTTTTTTGGCACTCAACAAAGCATCCATGGGCTg GGACACTTGGATTTTCGACCTCCGCCAAATTTCAGTTATAGCCTTCAG GATGAAGCCCATTTAAGATCCGCGCAGTTGCACAACAATGCTTCAAGGCATGCATGA
- the LOC132182688 gene encoding uncharacterized protein LOC132182688, which yields MTRINREMVQIFFSSAAIKDLILKICVSMASSSVFFLLLHFLSLSYVLGVAQTVKVLEIFGCAKRGYSSIHFLFNRQESGNKGNKGFTYAPRQKLFMCPPFGSSSSS from the exons ATGACACGCATAAATCGAGAAatggtccaaatttttttttcttccgcTGCGATCAAAGATCTGATCTTGAAAATTTGTGTTTCTATGGCTTCTTCCTCtgtcttcttccttcttctacACTTTCTGTCTCTTTCATACGTTTTGGGTGTTGCTCAAACAGTAAAG GTGCTGGAGATTTTTGGATGTGCCAAGAGGGGTTATTCTTCAATCCACTTTTTGTTTAATCGGCAAGAGAG TGGCAACAAAGGGAACAAAGGCTTCACCTATGCACCTCGCCAAAAGTTGTTCATGTGCCCACCCTTTGGATCATCGTCTTCATCATGA